From the Gaiellales bacterium genome, one window contains:
- a CDS encoding alkaline phosphatase family protein produces the protein MRSLVIIGLALAAAVASAPAAQARPAVAAAGPSPLCGALTGAPVDVRHVLVVVMENHSYRDVIGPRGSAVAAHAPFINRTLKRGCGLATAYRAVTHPSLPNYLALVAGTRGGIATDCTSCTSAAPTLFERLAAAGRGWRVWAESMPGRCSQAASSGEYLKRHNPATYFPAIAAGCARWDVPMGGATGRFARALSGGPLPAYGMVVPNACNDMHDCSVATGDRWLARWVPRIAATPSYQAGHTVVFVVWDEGEGGGYGGENCLRAVSDESCHVAALVLSEHTRPGTRSSEVVSHYSVLRAAQALLGSRPFLGKARTAPSLRAAFGLGG, from the coding sequence ATGCGATCGCTCGTGATCATCGGGCTCGCGCTGGCGGCCGCGGTCGCGTCGGCGCCGGCGGCCCAGGCGCGGCCCGCGGTGGCTGCTGCCGGCCCCTCGCCGCTGTGCGGAGCTCTCACCGGCGCTCCGGTGGATGTCCGCCACGTGCTGGTCGTGGTGATGGAGAACCACAGCTACCGCGACGTGATCGGCCCGCGCGGCTCGGCCGTGGCCGCGCACGCACCCTTCATCAACCGCACGCTGAAGCGGGGGTGCGGCCTGGCGACGGCCTACCGCGCGGTCACGCATCCGTCGCTGCCGAACTACCTTGCGCTGGTTGCCGGCACCCGCGGCGGAATCGCCACCGACTGCACATCGTGCACGAGCGCGGCGCCGACCCTCTTCGAACGGCTCGCTGCGGCCGGGCGCGGCTGGCGCGTCTGGGCCGAGTCGATGCCGGGCCGCTGCTCGCAGGCCGCGTCATCGGGCGAGTATCTGAAGCGGCACAACCCGGCCACCTACTTCCCGGCGATCGCCGCCGGCTGCGCCCGCTGGGACGTCCCGATGGGCGGCGCGACCGGCCGGTTCGCGAGGGCCCTGTCAGGCGGCCCGCTTCCGGCCTACGGGATGGTGGTGCCCAACGCGTGCAACGACATGCACGACTGCTCGGTGGCCACGGGCGACCGGTGGCTCGCACGGTGGGTCCCGAGGATCGCGGCCACGCCGTCCTACCAGGCGGGTCACACGGTGGTGTTCGTGGTCTGGGACGAGGGCGAGGGGGGCGGGTATGGCGGCGAGAACTGCCTGCGCGCGGTCTCGGACGAGAGCTGCCACGTCGCGGCGCTCGTGCTCAGCGAGCACACGCGCCCGGGCACCCGGTCGTCCGAGGTGGTGTCGCACTACTCCGTGCTCCGCGCGGCCCAGGCGCTGCTCGGTTCCAGGCCGTTTCTCGGCAAGGCGCGGACGGCGCCTTCGCTGCGCGCCGCATTCGGCCTCGGCGGGTAG
- a CDS encoding TetR/AcrR family transcriptional regulator, giving the protein MAVAPRQRLTHDARHAMILAAARTVFAKHGFHGASTAEIARLADCSEPMLYKHFASKQALFAAVLVDATEQLKERIHAMLEGHGTGLEQMVQMVGPLANDPVMIEVSRLRMLAITLAHEPEIRSALAASVSEMRRRVVGSVRQMQEMGTARRDIDPDQIGWLWLGFILAAGFRMAIEGPGAAEQLPEIPQTLIALLRVNDDKEVDG; this is encoded by the coding sequence ATGGCAGTTGCACCACGTCAGCGGCTCACCCACGACGCGCGCCACGCGATGATCCTCGCGGCCGCCCGCACCGTCTTTGCGAAGCACGGTTTCCACGGTGCGAGCACCGCCGAGATCGCCCGGCTCGCGGACTGCTCGGAGCCGATGCTCTACAAGCATTTCGCCTCGAAGCAGGCGCTGTTCGCGGCTGTTCTGGTCGACGCGACCGAGCAGCTGAAGGAGCGCATCCACGCCATGCTCGAGGGCCACGGCACGGGGCTCGAGCAGATGGTGCAGATGGTCGGCCCCCTGGCCAACGACCCGGTCATGATCGAGGTGTCGCGCCTGCGCATGCTGGCGATCACGCTCGCCCACGAGCCCGAGATCCGGTCGGCACTGGCGGCCAGCGTCAGCGAGATGCGGCGCCGGGTGGTCGGCTCCGTGCGGCAGATGCAGGAGATGGGAACGGCCCGGAGGGACATCGATCCCGACCAGATCGGCTGGCTGTGGCTCGGCTTCATCCTGGCCGCCGGCTTCCGCATGGCGATCGAGGGCCCCGGCGCCGCGGAGCAGCTTCCCGAAATTCCCCAGACACTGATCGCGCTGCTGCGCGTGAACGATGACAAGGAGGTGGACGGATGA
- a CDS encoding MFS transporter has product MTKDHPNHKWWTLFAMCFALFMIMLDNTVVNVALPTIQRSLHISNPENLEWTVNAYVLTFAALILLGGKLGDRFGRKRIFILGLAIFTVSSAACALATTDTQLIVFRALQGVGGAFLNPLSLSILVAAFPRKQLPTAIGIWAGISGLGLAIGPLLGGFLTENVSWSAVFWINVPIGILAAAVAVWAVAESSDTTTRSLDLPGVVLVTGGLFTLTWALIKTSSHSWTGPYTLGFLALTVALLGGFIWRERTTAEPMLPMRFFSSRVFSASSTVVLFVGFAMFGIFYFVTLYFQNVLGYSALEAGVRSLPMTMMVIFVAPIAGRLSGKIQPRFQMTVGMLMMTAGLLELSRLDVNSSYNMIWPAYIIAGAGIAMTMPAVSAAGMAAVDQAKAGVASGVINASRQVGGALGVAVLGAVVSVRVSNVWTHGDQLVPLVTGGQGAKIHAAALQAHMSPQAAAALQAEALRAFVHGVQGAMLVGAVFSFAAAMTAFFGLRHAPIAQHAGDQAPVMVEA; this is encoded by the coding sequence ATGACGAAGGACCATCCAAACCACAAGTGGTGGACGCTGTTCGCCATGTGCTTCGCGCTGTTCATGATCATGCTCGACAACACCGTGGTGAACGTCGCGCTGCCGACGATCCAGCGGTCGCTGCACATCAGCAATCCCGAGAATCTCGAGTGGACCGTCAACGCCTACGTGCTCACGTTCGCCGCGCTGATCCTGCTCGGTGGCAAGCTCGGCGACCGGTTCGGCCGTAAACGGATCTTCATCCTCGGCCTGGCCATCTTCACCGTCTCGTCTGCAGCCTGTGCGCTGGCGACGACCGATACGCAGCTGATCGTGTTCCGTGCTCTGCAGGGTGTCGGCGGTGCGTTCCTCAACCCGCTGTCGCTCTCGATCCTCGTGGCCGCGTTCCCCCGCAAGCAGCTGCCGACGGCGATCGGCATCTGGGCCGGCATCTCCGGGCTCGGGCTTGCAATCGGGCCGCTGCTCGGCGGGTTCCTGACCGAGAACGTCTCCTGGTCGGCGGTGTTCTGGATCAACGTTCCGATCGGCATCCTCGCCGCCGCGGTGGCGGTGTGGGCGGTCGCTGAGTCGAGCGACACGACCACCAGGTCGCTCGATCTGCCGGGCGTGGTGCTCGTCACCGGGGGTCTGTTCACGCTGACGTGGGCGCTGATCAAGACCAGCAGCCACTCCTGGACGGGGCCCTACACGCTCGGGTTCCTCGCGCTCACCGTCGCGCTGCTGGGTGGGTTCATCTGGCGGGAACGCACCACCGCCGAGCCGATGCTGCCGATGCGCTTCTTCAGCTCCCGCGTGTTCTCGGCCTCGAGCACCGTCGTGCTGTTCGTCGGCTTTGCGATGTTTGGGATCTTCTACTTCGTCACGCTGTACTTCCAGAACGTGCTCGGCTACTCGGCCCTCGAGGCGGGGGTGCGGTCGCTGCCGATGACGATGATGGTCATCTTCGTGGCCCCGATCGCCGGTCGGCTGAGCGGGAAGATCCAGCCGCGCTTCCAGATGACGGTCGGCATGCTGATGATGACCGCCGGCCTGCTCGAGCTCTCGCGGCTCGATGTCAACAGCTCCTACAACATGATCTGGCCGGCGTACATCATTGCCGGGGCCGGGATCGCCATGACGATGCCGGCGGTGTCCGCGGCCGGGATGGCGGCCGTCGACCAGGCCAAGGCGGGCGTCGCGTCGGGCGTGATCAACGCCTCGCGGCAGGTGGGTGGCGCGCTCGGCGTGGCGGTGCTCGGCGCCGTCGTGTCTGTACGGGTCAGCAACGTCTGGACGCACGGAGACCAGCTGGTGCCGCTTGTGACCGGCGGCCAGGGCGCCAAGATCCATGCAGCCGCGCTGCAAGCGCACATGTCGCCCCAGGCGGCGGCGGCGCTGCAGGCGGAAGCTCTGCGGGCGTTCGTGCACGGGGTGCAGGGGGCCATGCTGGTGGGTGCCGTGTTCTCGTTCGCTGCAGCGATGACCGCGTTCTTCGGCCTGCGCCACGCGCCGATCGCCCAGCATGCGGGCGACCAGGCGCCGGTGATGGTCGAGGCGTAG
- a CDS encoding molybdopterin-dependent oxidoreductase, whose protein sequence is MARRTNLTLLAALGVAFASGVLSLWVGDARAWAVTWAHGAAGFAVLLLVRWKLPIVRRGLARRRGESGGSVVAGAVAVGMLITGVGHSLGVRDAGPVTVLGLHIALAVALVPLLGLHVVAHPQRPRRGDLTRAGFLRLAGVTAAALTAKALFEGTVGTSRAATGSLRQALPSPTSWLDDTAPDVDRQEWAARLAGLPVRSVTCALDCTSGWYSVNRWAGVAVADLLGALPTGTRSVLVRSHTGYTRRFAVSELEGMLLATHLDGVPLGPGNGAPARLVAPGRRGFWWVKWVSSVEPSTRPAWWQLPFPLG, encoded by the coding sequence GTGGCACGCCGCACGAACCTGACGCTGCTCGCCGCGCTGGGCGTCGCCTTCGCCTCGGGAGTGCTCAGCCTCTGGGTGGGCGATGCGCGCGCGTGGGCCGTCACCTGGGCGCATGGGGCCGCGGGGTTTGCGGTGCTGCTGCTCGTCCGCTGGAAGCTCCCGATCGTCCGGCGGGGGCTGGCGCGCCGGCGCGGCGAGTCGGGCGGCTCGGTCGTGGCCGGCGCCGTCGCGGTCGGGATGTTGATCACCGGCGTCGGACACTCGCTCGGCGTGCGCGACGCCGGCCCGGTCACCGTGCTTGGGTTGCACATCGCGCTTGCGGTCGCACTCGTCCCGCTGCTCGGCCTGCACGTCGTCGCCCACCCGCAGCGGCCGCGTCGCGGCGACCTCACCCGCGCGGGATTCCTGCGGCTCGCCGGCGTGACGGCCGCGGCGCTGACCGCGAAGGCGCTGTTCGAAGGGACGGTCGGCACCTCACGGGCGGCGACCGGGTCGCTGCGCCAGGCGCTGCCCTCGCCGACCTCGTGGCTCGACGACACCGCGCCCGACGTCGACCGGCAGGAATGGGCGGCCCGGCTGGCGGGCCTTCCCGTGCGGTCGGTGACCTGCGCGCTCGACTGCACCAGCGGCTGGTACAGCGTGAACCGCTGGGCCGGCGTTGCCGTCGCCGACCTGCTGGGTGCCCTCCCGACCGGGACGCGCAGCGTCCTCGTCCGGTCGCACACCGGCTACACGCGCCGGTTCGCCGTCTCGGAACTGGAAGGCATGCTGCTGGCCACGCATCTCGACGGCGTGCCGCTCGGTCCGGGCAACGGCGCCCCGGCCCGGCTCGTCGCCCCCGGGCGTCGCGGGTTCTGGTGGGTGAAGTGGGTCAGCAGCGTGGAGCCGAGCACGCGTCCCGCGTGGTGGCAGCTGCCGTTCCCGCTCGGCTGA
- a CDS encoding pilus assembly protein TadG-related protein, translating to MAPHHRSQRGQAAILTIFALTTLIGMVALVVDVGVWRTDRGRMVNAADAGALAGAANLNRGASSAESVAVQAAKVNGATTAAANAYSTASPSGLDTVKVTVTAPGKPYFAKLFGIGGFDIKATATAQVYEYTSLQQQPVIPIGITPDALPTFGTEIDLKLAGGGGTTGNYGALQLPSEQNGCTPGTGARDWSDLLGGSTDPCTLHVGDTVPTQPGVATGPTDQGMDQRIGSNSDTFDQVVRTDPNGGLSTIIKPDSPRLVEVPIVVDAGSGSSAFPNGKKDVRIVGFAYFFITSWGGGEIKGILIEATANLPNGSTGPISGPTAIYKIKLIS from the coding sequence GTGGCTCCCCACCACCGCTCCCAGCGCGGCCAGGCCGCCATCCTGACCATCTTCGCGCTCACCACGCTGATCGGCATGGTGGCGCTCGTGGTCGATGTCGGCGTCTGGCGAACCGACCGCGGCCGCATGGTGAACGCGGCCGACGCCGGAGCGCTCGCGGGCGCCGCCAACCTCAACCGCGGCGCCTCCTCGGCCGAGAGCGTGGCGGTGCAGGCGGCGAAGGTGAACGGCGCGACGACGGCCGCCGCGAACGCCTACTCGACCGCCAGCCCGAGCGGTCTCGACACCGTCAAGGTCACGGTCACGGCACCGGGCAAGCCCTACTTCGCGAAGCTGTTCGGCATCGGCGGCTTCGACATCAAGGCGACGGCGACCGCGCAGGTCTACGAGTACACCAGCCTCCAGCAGCAGCCCGTGATACCGATCGGGATCACCCCGGACGCCCTGCCCACGTTCGGGACGGAGATCGACCTGAAGCTGGCCGGCGGCGGTGGGACGACGGGCAACTACGGCGCCCTGCAGCTGCCGTCCGAGCAGAACGGCTGCACGCCCGGCACGGGCGCGCGCGACTGGAGCGACCTGCTCGGTGGCAGCACCGACCCGTGCACGCTGCACGTCGGCGACACGGTGCCGACGCAGCCGGGCGTGGCCACCGGGCCGACCGACCAGGGCATGGATCAGCGGATCGGCTCGAACTCCGACACGTTCGACCAGGTGGTTCGCACCGACCCCAACGGCGGGCTCTCGACGATCATCAAGCCCGACTCGCCGCGGCTGGTGGAGGTGCCGATCGTCGTCGACGCCGGATCCGGCTCGAGCGCGTTCCCGAACGGGAAGAAGGACGTCCGCATCGTCGGCTTCGCGTACTTCTTCATCACGTCGTGGGGCGGCGGCGAGATCAAGGGAATCCTGATCGAGGCGACCGCGAACCTGCCGAACGGCTCGACCGGCCCGATCAGCGGGCCGACCGCGATCTACAAGATCAAGCTGATCTCCTGA
- a CDS encoding gamma-glutamyltransferase, with protein sequence MTWTASPARPSAAGAAGMVATSQPLAAHAGAAVLRDGGNAVDAALTAAGVLAVTEPNQCGVGGDLFAIVLRDGEAPVGLNASGRSPAEPAGGEPDLFGPRSVTVPGCPAGWADLAERFATRPLPQLLAPAVEIARAGFAMAPRNAEMWALDWAALTGEAAEVFRPAAAVSNPAMADTLELVAAGRFYEGPVAEAIASASWLSESDLAEHRNDWVEPLGFDYGGHRLLELPPNGQGSIAGWALELLASPSPPDQVEALAAAYARGYATIGGTAYVCTADADGMAVSLIQSIFYGFGSQVIVPDHGFMLQNRGSGFIVEAGHPNCFGPGKRPFHTIIPAALLDGEGRWAAVLGVTGGQFQPQGHVQVLVNLLDHGMEPQQALDAPRYRLEEDGTVSLEPPLAHLADAFGRPAVVVDDPHNFGNGHLIVRRDGVYRGGSEPRRDGLALGV encoded by the coding sequence ATGACCTGGACGGCGTCACCCGCCCGCCCCTCGGCCGCCGGCGCGGCGGGCATGGTGGCGACCAGCCAGCCGCTCGCGGCTCACGCGGGCGCGGCCGTGCTGCGAGACGGCGGCAACGCGGTCGACGCGGCGTTGACCGCGGCGGGCGTGCTTGCGGTCACCGAGCCGAACCAGTGCGGCGTCGGCGGCGACCTGTTCGCGATCGTCCTGCGCGACGGCGAGGCGCCCGTCGGGCTGAATGCCAGCGGCCGGTCGCCGGCAGAGCCGGCCGGCGGGGAGCCCGACCTGTTCGGCCCGCGCAGCGTGACGGTGCCGGGGTGCCCGGCGGGGTGGGCGGATCTCGCCGAGCGCTTCGCCACCCGGCCGCTTCCGCAGCTGCTCGCGCCGGCGGTCGAGATCGCGCGGGCCGGGTTTGCGATGGCGCCCCGAAACGCCGAGATGTGGGCCCTCGATTGGGCGGCGTTGACCGGCGAAGCTGCCGAGGTGTTCCGCCCCGCGGCCGCCGTCTCGAACCCGGCGATGGCCGACACGCTCGAGCTGGTCGCTGCCGGCCGGTTCTACGAGGGCCCGGTCGCCGAGGCGATCGCGTCGGCCAGCTGGCTCTCGGAAAGCGATCTGGCCGAGCACCGCAACGACTGGGTCGAGCCGCTCGGCTTCGACTACGGCGGCCATCGGCTGCTCGAGCTGCCGCCCAACGGGCAGGGGTCGATCGCCGGCTGGGCGCTCGAGCTCCTGGCATCGCCCTCGCCGCCCGACCAGGTCGAGGCGCTGGCCGCGGCGTATGCCCGCGGGTACGCAACGATCGGCGGCACTGCCTACGTCTGCACCGCCGACGCGGATGGCATGGCTGTGTCGCTGATCCAGAGCATCTTCTACGGATTCGGCTCGCAGGTGATCGTGCCGGATCACGGCTTCATGCTCCAGAACCGGGGGTCGGGGTTCATCGTTGAGGCCGGGCATCCGAACTGCTTCGGCCCCGGGAAGCGGCCGTTCCATACGATCATCCCCGCCGCGCTGCTCGACGGCGAGGGCCGCTGGGCCGCGGTGCTGGGCGTGACGGGCGGACAGTTCCAGCCGCAGGGGCACGTGCAGGTGCTCGTGAACCTGCTCGACCACGGGATGGAGCCGCAGCAGGCGCTGGACGCGCCGCGCTACAGGCTCGAGGAGGACGGCACGGTGTCGCTCGAGCCGCCGCTGGCGCATCTCGCGGACGCCTTCGGCCGGCCGGCGGTGGTGGTCGACGATCCGCACAACTTCGGCAACGGACACCTGATCGTGCGCCGCGACGGCGTCTACCGCGGCGGCAGCGAGCCGCGGCGCGACGGCCTCGCGCTCGGCGTGTGA
- a CDS encoding GGDEF domain-containing protein gives MTPSAPARASGPGVRESERISTEIRRFAMFWFAASLAVLIFVALTSLLASGYRDDATGRAAATSAAQLAVARLQADVQRQADEVLAYQVSGEAVYRQRFQSSMRETRHDIGDLRLAVATAETGTRDQATLDRSIAAVTAWEESGALAFAHGRGAHAGLAPTADPAPDGRVAVLTRRLQSLENTLTAESRGAVDTARFRAHLADIVRQVATLLGLVILFAGGVRLLRRAFGLAHDADARRERQAAWSSQIESVVAWSVRAKGAATRSQLIGFAHMVPKEAIGATCFIVSEGVAHGHPSHGQPRFAIQVDEAGEGLHVSVCFEHGRGDEHDHHALDLLLGHLAALWRTVLRQEELERAAGHDALTGLPNRRAFEAELRRRVALSRRRGLGFTLAIADLDNFKLVNDHLGHPEGDTVLRHSGEAIRASLRTSDRVFRVGGEEFALILETGDEEGVADLLERGREAVKALGIEPVPGRRLSTSIGWAVYPDDAVDRAELFALADAALYRAKSDGRDRVVRAGSHEPVSPGLGEPSSPRA, from the coding sequence ATGACGCCCTCCGCCCCCGCGCGTGCGTCCGGCCCCGGCGTGCGAGAGAGCGAGCGGATCTCGACCGAGATCCGCCGTTTCGCGATGTTCTGGTTCGCCGCCTCGCTCGCGGTGCTCATCTTCGTCGCGCTCACGAGCCTGCTCGCGTCGGGCTACCGTGACGACGCGACGGGCCGGGCGGCGGCGACAAGCGCGGCGCAGCTTGCCGTCGCCCGCCTCCAGGCGGACGTCCAGCGACAGGCCGACGAGGTGCTCGCCTACCAGGTCTCCGGCGAGGCCGTCTATCGCCAGCGGTTCCAGTCGAGCATGCGCGAGACGCGCCACGACATCGGCGACCTGCGGCTCGCGGTCGCCACGGCGGAGACCGGCACCCGAGACCAGGCGACGCTCGACCGCAGCATCGCGGCCGTCACCGCGTGGGAGGAGTCGGGGGCGCTCGCGTTCGCGCACGGGCGCGGCGCGCATGCGGGCCTGGCGCCGACCGCGGATCCCGCGCCGGACGGGCGAGTGGCGGTGCTGACACGCCGGCTTCAGAGCCTGGAGAACACGCTCACGGCGGAGTCGCGCGGCGCCGTCGACACCGCGCGGTTCCGCGCACACCTCGCCGACATCGTCCGGCAGGTGGCAACGCTGCTCGGGCTCGTCATCCTCTTCGCCGGCGGGGTGCGCCTGCTTCGCAGGGCGTTCGGCCTGGCGCACGACGCGGATGCGCGGCGCGAGCGCCAGGCGGCGTGGAGCAGCCAGATCGAGTCGGTGGTGGCGTGGAGCGTCCGGGCGAAGGGCGCCGCGACGCGCAGCCAGCTGATCGGGTTCGCGCACATGGTGCCGAAGGAGGCGATCGGGGCGACGTGCTTCATCGTCAGCGAGGGCGTCGCACACGGGCACCCGTCGCACGGACAGCCACGGTTCGCGATCCAGGTCGACGAGGCGGGCGAGGGGCTGCACGTCTCCGTCTGCTTCGAGCACGGCCGTGGCGACGAGCACGACCACCACGCGCTCGACCTCCTGCTCGGCCATCTGGCCGCGCTGTGGCGGACGGTGCTGCGGCAGGAGGAGCTCGAGCGGGCGGCCGGCCACGACGCGCTCACGGGGCTCCCGAACCGCCGAGCATTCGAGGCTGAGCTCCGGCGCCGCGTGGCCCTGTCGCGGCGCCGCGGACTCGGCTTCACCCTCGCCATCGCCGACCTCGACAACTTCAAGCTGGTGAACGACCACCTCGGCCACCCGGAGGGCGACACCGTGCTGCGCCACTCGGGCGAAGCGATCCGCGCGTCGCTGCGCACCTCCGACCGCGTGTTCCGCGTCGGCGGCGAGGAGTTTGCCCTGATCCTCGAGACCGGCGACGAGGAGGGCGTGGCGGATCTGCTCGAGCGCGGCCGCGAGGCCGTCAAGGCGCTCGGCATCGAGCCGGTGCCCGGCAGGCGGCTGTCCACGTCGATCGGCTGGGCTGTCTATCCCGACGACGCCGTCGACCGGGCGGAGCTGTTCGCGCTGGCCGACGCCGCGCTCTACCGCGCGAAGTCCGACGGGCGCGACCGGGTCGTGAGGGCGGGCAGCCACGAGCCCGTGTCGCCCGGGCTAGGCGAACCCTCGTCCCCGCGCGCCTGA
- the thyX gene encoding FAD-dependent thymidylate synthase has translation MATMERPVQASDRIDVLDHGFVRLDDCMADDLSVVNSARVSFAQQSTEMTEREEGLIRFLIRERHGSPTEHNAFRFHIKCPIFVCREWQRHRIGSFNEWSARYSQLEAEFYVPAPEDVRTQVGKPGAYTFEPVDERLAEHTREAQIAQYRAAYAAYLDLLERGVAKEIARNVLPVAIYTQFFWTVNARSLMNFVSLRNAETAQREIRRYAEAVERFFAERMPVTHAAFVENGRRSP, from the coding sequence ATGGCGACGATGGAACGTCCCGTGCAGGCCTCCGACCGGATCGACGTGCTCGACCACGGGTTCGTCCGGCTCGACGACTGCATGGCGGACGACCTGTCGGTCGTCAACTCCGCCCGGGTCTCGTTCGCCCAGCAGTCGACCGAGATGACCGAGCGCGAGGAGGGCCTCATCCGTTTTCTGATTAGAGAACGGCACGGCAGCCCGACCGAGCACAACGCCTTCCGGTTCCACATCAAGTGTCCGATCTTCGTCTGCCGCGAGTGGCAGCGCCACCGCATCGGCTCCTTCAACGAGTGGTCGGCCCGCTACTCACAGCTGGAGGCGGAGTTCTACGTGCCGGCGCCCGAGGACGTGCGCACGCAGGTCGGCAAGCCGGGGGCGTACACGTTCGAGCCGGTCGACGAGCGGCTGGCGGAGCACACCCGCGAGGCGCAGATCGCCCAGTACCGGGCGGCGTACGCGGCCTACCTCGACCTGCTCGAGCGGGGCGTCGCCAAGGAGATCGCCCGCAACGTCCTCCCCGTCGCCATCTACACGCAGTTCTTCTGGACGGTCAACGCGCGCAGCCTGATGAACTTCGTCTCGCTGCGGAACGCCGAAACGGCGCAGCGTGAGATCCGTCGCTACGCCGAGGCGGTCGAGCGGTTCTTCGCCGAGAGGATGCCCGTGACGCATGCGGCCTTCGTCGAGAACGGGCGCCGGTCGCCGTAG
- a CDS encoding SDR family oxidoreductase, with protein MRLEGARVLVAGGGHRVGRAVALDLARGGASVAISYHTSEAPARATGEEIEALGVRSAVFQADAARPQEMRGLVEQAAEALGGLDVYVHAPSGGFVPLDPALVDEALWDIAVDSTAKGFMFAAQAAHEVMAASGGGAIIAITDVAGLQPWPKFAPHGAAKAAQMYLVKALAAAWGRDGVRVCGVAPGPVLMPEGVAGSSEETALGRLGDPGDVALAIRYCIEADFFTGQNVIIDGGRLLRP; from the coding sequence GTGAGGCTCGAGGGCGCACGGGTGCTGGTCGCCGGCGGCGGGCACCGCGTGGGCCGGGCGGTCGCGCTCGACCTGGCGCGGGGCGGCGCGAGCGTCGCGATCAGCTACCACACATCGGAGGCCCCGGCCCGAGCGACCGGCGAGGAGATCGAGGCGCTCGGGGTGCGGTCGGCGGTGTTCCAGGCGGACGCCGCCCGGCCGCAGGAGATGCGGGGGCTCGTCGAGCAGGCGGCCGAGGCGCTGGGCGGGCTCGACGTGTACGTACACGCGCCGTCGGGCGGGTTCGTCCCGCTCGACCCGGCGCTCGTCGACGAGGCGCTGTGGGACATCGCGGTCGACTCGACGGCGAAGGGGTTCATGTTCGCGGCACAGGCGGCGCACGAGGTGATGGCGGCGTCGGGCGGTGGCGCGATCATCGCGATCACGGACGTGGCGGGCCTCCAGCCGTGGCCGAAGTTCGCCCCGCACGGCGCCGCGAAGGCGGCGCAGATGTATCTGGTCAAGGCGCTCGCCGCGGCCTGGGGGCGCGACGGCGTGCGCGTGTGCGGGGTCGCGCCGGGGCCGGTGCTGATGCCGGAGGGCGTTGCGGGCAGCAGCGAGGAGACGGCACTCGGCCGGCTCGGAGACCCTGGGGACGTGGCGCTGGCGATCCGCTACTGCATCGAGGCCGATTTCTTCACGGGGCAGAACGTGATCATCGACGGCGGCCGGCTGCTGCGTCCGTGA
- a CDS encoding NAD(P)-dependent oxidoreductase: protein MTGARVAFLGLGAMGRRMARRLVDGGVDVTVWNRSPERMAGFPATAESPAAAAEGADVAIVMVADAEAVDEVTRPLPRELTVIDMSTSGPHCALRLAERFQAVCDAPVGGSLPEAEAGTLAVYAGGDGDVVDRVEPLLARMGTVHRMGGPGSGQAIKLAGNMLMLANTAALAEVLAMVGREGIDPERALEALAAGPGTSRAVTHKGPAIVRGEFGPPARFTLRLAAKDARLANELLGGPVSRLVATTYDRALGHGRDDSDYSAVAELW, encoded by the coding sequence ATGACGGGCGCCCGAGTCGCATTCCTGGGCCTTGGAGCGATGGGTCGGCGCATGGCGCGGCGGCTCGTCGACGGCGGCGTGGACGTGACCGTCTGGAACCGCAGCCCCGAGCGGATGGCGGGCTTCCCGGCGACCGCCGAGAGCCCGGCCGCGGCGGCGGAGGGCGCCGACGTCGCGATCGTGATGGTGGCCGACGCGGAGGCGGTCGACGAGGTGACTCGGCCGCTGCCGCGGGAGCTGACGGTGATCGACATGTCGACCAGCGGCCCGCACTGCGCGCTGCGCCTCGCCGAGCGCTTCCAGGCGGTCTGCGACGCGCCGGTCGGGGGGAGCCTGCCCGAGGCGGAGGCCGGGACGCTCGCGGTCTACGCCGGCGGCGACGGCGACGTGGTCGACCGTGTGGAGCCGCTGCTGGCGCGGATGGGCACGGTGCACCGGATGGGCGGACCGGGAAGCGGCCAGGCGATCAAGCTGGCCGGCAACATGCTGATGCTGGCCAACACCGCCGCGCTCGCGGAGGTGCTGGCGATGGTCGGCAGAGAGGGGATCGACCCCGAGCGCGCGCTGGAGGCACTGGCAGCGGGTCCGGGAACATCGCGGGCGGTGACGCACAAGGGCCCCGCGATCGTGCGGGGAGAGTTCGGCCCGCCTGCCCGGTTCACGCTCCGCCTCGCCGCCAAGGACGCGCGGCTCGCGAACGAGCTGCTCGGCGGGCCGGTGTCGCGCCTCGTGGCGACGACGTACGACCGGGCGCTCGGCCACGGACGAGACGACAGCGACTACAGCGCCGTGGCGGAGCTCTGGTGA